From the genome of Endozoicomonas sp. NE40, one region includes:
- a CDS encoding TOMM precursor leader peptide-binding protein, with amino-acid sequence MSTLKLSPAASISKNEQGLLLQSDLGTFQLHGRDVEAFVSNVIPLLNGEHSLESLCQALKDYDKESIASLIGTLMNQGIVVKQDELTVSQPPWPSQQRFLQAWNTADKKELSSLASAHVLVIGLEPWSVHLVDELARTGVGHIHLVDGSSLSLDDQINHSAFLPEDIDSPRTTVVAERIGALAPWCNLTSEPFATDEKGHVVINYTTDYAFDLAIVTLGPEALYHSQQVSLSLQQQPVPTLFGTIDGLESWIGPVVKAGQPGCWNCMRLRRLGASDNPQLSHVLEQSTLDSRENSRSRSLLGGMAPMHGHGLAMEALKLLLNYTTSDIHSRVNVHNLVTGESRKHRIIPVPWCDVCGGTPYQPHHFHDQKPSGHRPQPAANPLNSINTVKELKQLFDGWLDPVTGIIRQLNDHLHTLPDFPVTASASVSTFTQGTFDPRGMGQVGSGKGLDAVSAHISAIGEALERYSAARYQKDQLKYAAISQLTGEYLDPDDLVLYSKKQYASEGFPFAPWKRKRSVHWARGYWVGTTTPVWVPALVTYFNFQCRYEEQFSQVSSNGLAAGQNHDDAALRACYELIERDAMMLTWYAQQPCQRLNIDSLYEGKMRLLIDELHQRGVELELYLLDVGLHVPTVVCLSLGDGISTPAASVALSCHGDIRVAARKALLEQGHVMPYLCYLMSTGQSFPRQADDVRSLEDHAAYYFAKDKQSCFDFMRQDADKAIDPEDWTYPVINNVSDLKERLADTGVEIAVVDVTAPDVSLTPFKVARAVGRHLQPIHFGEQFRRFNNPRLRRLLKGAAVNPHPHPIA; translated from the coding sequence GTGAGTACATTAAAATTAAGTCCGGCCGCTTCCATTTCAAAAAACGAACAGGGTTTATTGCTGCAATCCGATTTAGGCACCTTTCAACTGCATGGCAGGGATGTCGAAGCTTTTGTCTCTAACGTGATTCCGTTACTGAATGGCGAGCACTCCCTTGAATCACTCTGTCAGGCCCTAAAAGACTACGACAAAGAAAGTATCGCCAGCCTGATCGGCACATTGATGAACCAGGGCATCGTCGTTAAACAGGATGAATTAACCGTCTCTCAGCCACCCTGGCCTTCCCAGCAGCGCTTTCTGCAGGCATGGAACACGGCGGACAAAAAAGAGCTGTCCTCATTAGCCTCAGCCCATGTGCTGGTGATCGGTCTGGAACCCTGGTCCGTTCATCTGGTGGACGAGCTGGCCAGAACCGGGGTAGGGCATATTCATCTGGTCGATGGTTCATCCCTGAGCCTTGACGACCAGATCAATCACAGCGCCTTTCTTCCCGAAGATATCGACAGCCCACGGACGACAGTGGTTGCTGAACGCATTGGCGCGCTTGCCCCCTGGTGCAACCTTACGTCCGAGCCTTTTGCGACCGACGAGAAAGGTCATGTGGTCATCAATTACACCACCGATTACGCATTTGACCTGGCCATTGTCACCCTCGGGCCTGAAGCCCTGTATCATTCACAACAGGTGTCGCTGTCTCTGCAACAGCAACCGGTGCCGACCTTGTTTGGCACCATTGATGGCCTTGAGTCCTGGATTGGTCCGGTGGTGAAAGCCGGTCAGCCCGGTTGCTGGAACTGTATGCGCCTGCGCAGGCTCGGAGCTTCAGACAACCCCCAGCTCAGTCATGTGCTGGAACAAAGCACCCTCGACAGCCGGGAAAACAGCCGCTCACGCAGCCTGTTGGGAGGCATGGCACCCATGCATGGTCATGGTCTTGCCATGGAAGCCCTGAAGCTGTTGTTAAACTACACGACATCAGACATTCATAGCCGGGTCAATGTGCATAATCTGGTAACAGGCGAATCGCGCAAACACCGGATTATCCCCGTTCCCTGGTGCGATGTCTGTGGCGGCACACCGTATCAGCCCCATCATTTTCACGACCAGAAGCCATCCGGCCACCGCCCCCAACCTGCCGCCAATCCATTAAACAGCATTAATACGGTCAAAGAACTGAAGCAGCTGTTTGATGGCTGGCTTGATCCTGTTACCGGCATCATCCGGCAATTAAACGACCACCTTCACACCCTGCCGGATTTTCCTGTGACCGCATCAGCCAGCGTGTCGACCTTTACTCAGGGAACCTTTGATCCCCGGGGAATGGGGCAGGTGGGTTCCGGTAAGGGGCTGGACGCGGTATCGGCTCATATCAGTGCAATTGGTGAAGCTCTGGAGCGTTATTCTGCCGCCCGGTACCAGAAGGATCAGCTGAAATACGCGGCCATCAGCCAGCTGACCGGGGAGTACCTTGATCCTGACGACCTTGTTTTGTACTCCAAAAAGCAATACGCCTCTGAAGGCTTTCCTTTCGCCCCCTGGAAAAGAAAACGGTCTGTTCACTGGGCCAGGGGCTACTGGGTTGGTACGACAACGCCCGTATGGGTACCGGCGCTGGTCACCTACTTTAATTTCCAGTGCCGTTACGAAGAACAGTTCAGCCAGGTCTCTTCAAACGGCCTCGCTGCCGGACAAAACCACGACGACGCGGCGCTTCGGGCCTGTTATGAACTGATTGAACGGGATGCCATGATGCTGACATGGTACGCACAGCAGCCCTGCCAGCGACTTAATATAGACAGCTTGTATGAAGGCAAGATGCGCCTTCTGATTGACGAACTTCACCAGCGGGGCGTTGAGCTGGAACTGTACCTGCTGGATGTGGGCCTGCATGTGCCGACTGTCGTCTGTTTATCACTGGGCGACGGCATCAGTACACCGGCAGCGTCCGTTGCTCTGTCCTGCCATGGCGATATCCGGGTCGCGGCCAGAAAAGCCCTGCTGGAGCAGGGGCATGTGATGCCTTATCTGTGTTATTTGATGTCCACGGGGCAGTCGTTTCCCCGGCAGGCTGACGACGTTCGCAGTCTGGAAGATCATGCTGCCTATTACTTCGCAAAAGACAAGCAGTCCTGCTTTGATTTTATGCGTCAGGACGCTGATAAAGCCATCGATCCGGAAGACTGGACCTACCCGGTGATTAATAACGTTTCGGATCTGAAAGAACGCCTGGCTGATACCGGCGTTGAGATTGCCGTGGTTGATGTAACGGCTCCGGATGTCAGTCTGACCCCTTTCAAGGTAGCCCGTGCGGTAGGACGACATTTGCAGCCTATTCATTTCGGTGAGCAGTTCCGTCGATTTAATAATCCACGCTTAAGGCGCCTGCTGAAAGGGGCTGCTGTTAATCCACATCCTCACCCGATTGCATAA